One window of the Cryptomeria japonica chromosome 7, Sugi_1.0, whole genome shotgun sequence genome contains the following:
- the LOC131060633 gene encoding G-type lectin S-receptor-like serine/threonine-protein kinase SD2-5: MGTWDVRSSSSIIDCIHVQNFCFSDTSKTNQLVSAVFFNVIWAGGSFNIRGSELYVNGTRNEVGLNESLVSDNGKFKVAFWNRDGSNDHYLTMLFNFNVMDADTITWALPNACHKRSCKLILHRKRGLVLHGSNWASGANGKRAHVARITDDGNLIVLDRNGDHLWESFDHPTHTLLAGQKMKVNQSLFGWRTPDYNTSLMNLRMERHLGIALYSTSAYNYNEYSSGINDYASSLSLGMGFAFFSVKPSMCDECLYAQLDHGGRFNLVLDGPQPRILAYWNSLYYANTSFVHKVSLDIFGIPGTYSWDGNSWHSSWDNTFTLYLQDYVDPPLPDPLKQRRKPKWADFLLILFPVGIIIILGVGLLKIFKKQGKSMSSPFSEYTSGPTRFSYRTLKRATRNFSEKLGAGGSSCVYKGKLRNNTLVAVKMLDRSKKGEKEFEAEVMTIGSIHHVNLVSLIGFCSEGNHRRLLVYEYMENGSLDKHLFSTTYVLPWPLRFNIALGIARGMNYCHDYCRSCIVHCDLKPQNVLLDAHLVPKISDFGLAKLMSREQNCTLTVLRGTRGYLAPEWIADVPITVKADVYSYGQMLLELVSGRKNFIPTASPRKQYYPSWSFKEMLQGNIESVSDPRLGNKVDLDQVELLVKVAFRCIEGNSFSRPSMEEVVRMIEGSMNVSMPSNVKVNLLSESDDSE; the protein is encoded by the exons ATGGGAACGTGGGATGTCCGCAGCTCATCGTCGATCATCGATTGCATCCATGTTCAAAACTTCTGTTTCTCCGATACAAGCAAAACAAACCAGCTTGTTTCTGCCGTGTTCTTCAATGTAATCT GGGCGGGTGGGTCGTTCAATATTCGTGGCAGTGAACTGTACGTCAATGGAACTCGCAATGAAGTTGGGCTCAATGAATCTCTGGTATCTGACAATGGCAAGTTTAAGGTTGCTTTTTGGAATCGTGATGGATCAAACGACCATTATTTGACAATGTTGTTTAACTTCAATGTTATGGACGCCGACACCATAACGTGGGCTTTGCCGAATGCATGCCATAAACGATCCTGCAAGCTGATCCTCCATCGTAAAAGAGGGTTGGTCCTTCATGGAAGCAACTGGGCCAGCGGAGCCAACGGAAAGCGTGCACATGTGGCTAGAATCACAGACGATGGCAATTTAATTGTGCTTGACAGAAATGGAGATCACCTTTGGGAGTCCTTTGATCATCCTACACACACTCTTCTTGCAGGACAAAAGATGAAAGTAAACCAAAGCCTCTTTGGATGGCGTACGCCAGACTATAATACGAGtttaatgaatcttcggatggagaGACACCTTGGCATTGCTCTGTATTCAACTAGTGCATATAATTATAATGAATATTCTTCGGGTATAAATGACTATGCTTCGAGTTTGAGTTTGGGTATGGGTTTTGCTTTCTTTTCAGTCAAACCATCTATGTGCGATGAATGCTTGTACGCTCAACTCGATCATGGTGGAAGGTTCAATCTTGTTCTCGATGGTCCTCAACCTCGGATCCTTGCATACTGGAACTCCCTTTATTATGCGAATACATCTTTTGTCCATAAGGTGTCTTTGGACATTTTTGGAATTCCTGGTACGTACAGCTGGGATGGGAACAGCTGGCACTCGTCTTGGGATAACACCTTTACTCTCTATCTCCAAGACTATGTGGATCCACCCTTGCCAGATCCTCTCAAGCAAAGAAGAAAACCCAAATGGGCTGATTTCTTATTAATCTTGTTTCCTGTGGGAATTATTATTATACTGGGTGTTGGGTTGTTGAAGATATTTAAAAAGCAAGGGAAGTCCATGTCCTCACCCTTTTCTGAATATACTAGTGGTCCTACAAGGTTCAGCTACAGGACTCTGAAAAGAGCAACTAGAAACTTCTCGGAAAAGCTCGGTGCAGGCGGCTCTAGTTGTGTTTATAAAGGAAAGCTGAGAAACAATACTCTTGTGGCTGTGAAGATGTTGGACAGATCAAAGAAGGGTGAAAAGGAATTTGAAGCAGAAGTGATGACGATTGGTTCTATTCACCATGTAAACCTTGTAAGCCTCATTGGCTTCTGTAGCGAGGGAAACCATCGAAGACTATTAGTATATGAGTACATGGAGAATGGGTCTCTAGACAAGCACCTCTTCAGCACTACATATGTCCTTCCATGGCCTCTACGCTTCAACATTGCTCTTGGCATCGCAAGAGGAATGAATTACTGTCATGACTACTGTCGATCGTGTATTGTGCACTGTGATTTGAAGCCCCAAAATGTCCTTCTCGATGCCCACTTGGTTCCTAAAATATCAGACTTTGGGCTGGCAAAGCTCATGTCGAGGGAACAAAACTGCACTCTTACAGTTTTAAGAGGAACGAGGGGCTATCTGGCACCAGAATGGATTGCTGATGTTCCCATCACTGTGAAAGCAGATGTGTATAGCTATGGCCAAATGTTGTTGGAGCTCGTTAGTGGAAGAAAAAACTTCATTCCCACTGCAAGCCCTAGAAAACAATATTATCCTAGCTGGTCCTTCAAGGAGATGCTGCAAGGAAATATTGAGAGTGTGTCAGATCCTAGGCTTGGCAATAAGGTTGATCTTGATCAAGTGGAATTGCTGGTGAAGGTGGCATTTCGGTGCATTGAAGGAAACAGTTTCTCTAGACCTTCCATGGAAGAAGTGGTACGAATGATAGAAGGGTCCATGAATGTATCGATGCCCTCAAATGTCAAGGTAAATCTTTTATCAGAGAGTGATGATTCCGAGTGA
- the LOC131060632 gene encoding G-type lectin S-receptor-like serine/threonine-protein kinase At2g19130 gives MEMQLQFLIYTLLFLRMEAMEGVDLIGVRDELGLNQTLTSKNGVFKMGFWRPSGLGKYYLSIWYAAIPLDERAVIWTAHNPCAKYLCSLELCLNSGLVIHGTTWRSSANITGVNIAKLTGTGNLIVLGTNGSTIWESFEHPTNILVPGQKLKPGQKLHSWSSETEPERGSYSIRVVKGQGMFFYYNTSPKYAIRTDGLPGDLYGEFLENRRCNLLVAHGVDHRIVAFRDILNTADASAPARIHFDILGDLKLEIWNNDSWVYSWNQTLIISPERKSPAPAPSPVPHSAAPPPGKSKGASQRFLIPTIICIVGFCAVIIVLWSVWRKCRTRLKGLRNVGSAAPTRFDYKFLKMATDNFKEELGRGGFGSVYKGILEDNNLVAVKKLDCSGHCEQGFENEVMSIGSIHHLNLVRLIGFCTEGKDRRLLVYEYMENGSLDKHLFDRRSILPWHARFKIALGVAKGLAYCHDQCRARIVHCDLKPHNILLDSQMEPKISDFGLAKVMGRDQSGTLTIFRGTRGYCAPEWLRDVPITVKADVYSYGQMLFELISGRRNLITELSPERQYYPCWSFNQLREGNAAGVADANLGSSVDVNQVELLFKVAFWCIQGDCNIRPSMAQVVQMIQGSMHVEMPPRPKNLLFQVNLLFTSDPSS, from the coding sequence ATGGAAATGCAGCTTCAATTTCTCATCTATACACTTTTGTTTCTGAGAATGGAGGCAATGGAGGGAGTTGATCTCATCGGAGTTAGAGATGAACTGGGTCTCAACCAAACCTTGACCTCTAAAAATGGAGTCTTTAAGATGGGTTTCTGGCGCCCTTCAGGATTGGGAAAATACTATTTGAGCATCTGGTACGCTGCCATTCCTTTGGATGAGAGGGCTGTAATATGGACAGCGCACAATCCATGCGCTAAATACTTATGCAGCCTGGAGCTCTGTCTTAACAGCGGTTTGGTTATCCATGGAACAACCTGGAGGAGCTCTGCAAATATAACAGGGGTCAATATCGCAAAGCTTACAGGCACAGGCAACTTGATTGTGTTGGGAACAAATGGAAGTACAATTTGGGAGTCGTTTGAGCACCCAACAAATATTCTTGTTCCAGGCCAAAAACTGAAACCTGGGCAAAAGCTCCATTCCTGGAGTTCTGAGACGGAACCTGAGCGTGGCTCTTATTCAATTCGAGTAGTGAAGGGACAAGGAATGTTTTTCTATTATAATACATCTCCTAAATATGCAATAAGAACAGATGGGCTGCCTGGAGATTTGTATGGTGAGTTCCTAGAGAACAGGAGGTGCAATCTTCTTGTTGCCCATGGCGTCGATCATCGCATTGTCGCATTTCGTGACATTCTCAATACAGCAGATGCCTCCGCGCCCGCCAGGATACATTTTGATATTTTAGGAGATCTTAAGCTTGAGATCTGGAACAATGATTCGTGGGTTTATTCCTGGAATCAAACATTAATTATTTCTCCTGAGAGAAAATCCCCTGCCCCTGCCCCTTCCCCTGTTCCTCACTCTGCAGCTCCCCCACCGGGCAAGAGCAAAGGGGCATCACAACGATTTCTCATTCCCACCATAATCTGTATTGTGGGTTTTTGTGCAGTGATTATAGTTTTATGGTCCGTGTGGAGGAAATGCAGAACAAGATTGAAGGGCTTAAGAAATGTTGGATCTGCTGCTCCTACCAGGTTTGATTACAAGTTTCTGAAAATGGCCACAGATAATTTCAAAGAGGAACTCGGACGCGGCGGCTTCGGCTCCGTTTACAAAGGCATTCTGGAAGACAACAATCTTGTTGCTGTGAAGAAACTGGACTGCTCAGGCCACTGCGAACAGGGATTTGAAAATGAGGTAATGTCCATTGGCTCCATTCATCACCTAAACCTGGTTCGCCTCATAGGCTTCTGCACAGAGGGAAAAGACCGGAGACTGTTAGTGTACGAGTACATGGAGAATGGGTCTCTCGACAAACACCTTTTCGACAGAAGATCTATTCTTCCATGGCATGCACGCTTCAAAATTGCTCTTGGGGTCGCCAAAGGCCTGGCATACTGTCACGACCAATGCAGAGCCCGAATTGTGCACTGTGATTTGAAGCCCCACAATATCCTTCTCGATTCCCAGATGGAACCCAAAATATCAGACTTTGGTCTGGCGAAGGTCATGGGCAGAGATCAGAGCGGCACTCTTACCATTTTCAGAGGTACCAGAGGATATTGTGCTCCAGAATGGCTGCGAGACGTGCCCATTACTGTGAAAGCAGATGTCTATAGCTATGGTCAGATGTTGTTTGAGCTCATTAGCGGGAGAAGGAACTTGATAACGGAACTCAGCCCTGAAAGACAGTACTATCCTTGCTGGTCTTTCAATCAATTAAGGGAAGGCAACGCAGCGGGTGTAGCGGATGCAAACCTGGGCAGTTCTGTTGATGTTAATCAAGTGGAGCTGCTCTTCAAAGTGGCTTTCTGGTGCATTCAGGGCGACTGTAATATCAGGCCTTCCATGGCACAAGTGGTGCAAATGATACAAGGATCTATGCACGTAGAAATGCCTCCGCGTCCAAAGAATCTTTTGTTTCAGGTGAATCTTCTATTCACCAGTGATCCCAGCTCCTGA